The genomic segment GAGAAAAGGTCTGGGCGCCAATCAGAGCTCACATCACCACATGCAAAAAAGTTAGATTTGGGTCCATGGCAACTTTTTTCACTTGGTTCCTTTCCTCCTTGCGTTGGAGATGAAACTATGAAAGGGATCTTTCCCCTTTGGCATTGGCATTGGGAACCGAGAGGTggcaatctttttttttaaagtacaaGTTGGATCCACATGCACACATATATACGTGGCTATGTACTAACATACGTTTAAATAAGATTAAATATATAGCCTCATGTAACACGGGCACTCGTTTTGATCACTGAACACACTCATATGTgcatataatattatttttaggatTTAATTAAAAATGCAGGTGGGCGTACCAAGTCTAGAACTCAAATCTGAATAGACAAGTTTTACCATAAAGATCCTAACCAACTGAGTTATGCTCAGTTCGCTTGAGAGGTGGCCACTTAGCTATCATGTGAGACATATCAAGGTGGGGGTCGCAGCTATGTAATACcctttgtttgttttctctttttaattaccCTAAGAACATGGTTCTTGAATCCTATGAGAAACTAACTTGGTAGGGTTTTTAGTTTCCGCGTAGTACACTTCGATGGTGTTGGAGCACTAATGCCTGACTGCGGTGTAATTGATCCACAAGTCATTGTCTCAGTTCCTGCAAAGGCAGCATCAGGGACACTGATTGTGAGAGTTGATTGGCCATAATCAACCATGCATGTAGATAACACTTGGATGTTTCGGATGCTTCTCGACGAGGACGCTCGAAATAGTTCAATTCTCAACAAAAACTGTTTGCAACACttcatatactcatatagtgTTTCAGCAAAATTTATATGTAAGACTTGCAAAATTGATGTGTGTTAGCTATATTACAGACACATATCTTATTTAAAAACATCTATGTGTAGCCCGTTTACATACGAAATTATAACCATCTACGATAAATTCAATATCATAGATATTTTTATAGGTACAAAACCTAAATCTGTTTATAatagagtttaacatttatttatgaTAACCTATTTTGACATCGTGGTAGTTGTCAATTTACCGTAGCCATGCATGCTTGAGTGCTGGCCACACTTTACCATGTTTCTTTATGAACTGGCAAGGTCGCACTTGTGTGGCAAAatttagccaaaaaaaaaaaaaagtccacGACACGTGTCGTGCACAGAGGGTTAAAAATGTTTGTCCTGTGCCGAAATCGTTGCCCTAAACTAAGCACTTGCTACAAACCAATGGTCAAACTTGACCACCATGAATGTGTCAAAGTCCGCATGATTGCATCGATGAATGGCGGAGAGATAGAACACTGGCCGGTGTCCATGGATTTGAATCAAACCCTATCTCAAGCCCCCATTCACTGGCTTTTGTTACCACTACAATGCTGCTCGATCGGTTATGAGATATCCTTGTTTAGTTTGAGATCGATCAAACGTGGGGCAAAGGAATGTCGGCTCAAACACCAAAGCGAATCATCAATGGGCGGGAACAGTGCTGAAGATAGGATccagaaagatttttttttaatataaagaaTACCTTATTTACTTTTATCGTTATATAagaacatacaaacacataaaAATTCACTTTCGATTTATGTACAGTTTGGATGCACGCAGCACGTAATCTAGAAGGATGGATGGAGAGAGCAGTCTTGTTGGTCGGCAGTGACTGCTGCAGATGGGCGCCAAGCCGCCAACgtcaaaaccatatgaaaagAGGAGAGCAGCCGGTGGACCACGCCCGGCCATCGATCGATCGTCATGAAGCGATGGGCGCGGGAAAGTGTGGATCTCGACCAGTTCAAACGGATAAGCTCGGCGAATCGAATCTCTCGCGCGCGCCGGGTCCATGCAGGAATGATTGCATGCGTTTGAATGCGCTGCCGGCGGCCACAGGAGGATCCAGGGTTTCCCGCTGTTTTCCGTGATGGTCCCGGTCCGACGACGGTCTCGACGCATGCATGGCGGAGCACATCGTCGTTTCCGTACGCGGCCGCACTGTGCAGTACCATATCGCCTGAGATGGAGCTAGCAGTGGGCACATCGAGGGGCATGGCGGATGGGAAGAAGGAAGCAGGGGGCGgcaggaggaagacgacggcgGCCGCGCTGCGGCGGCGATTGGCTGCAGCCTGGTTGCGCGGCATGGCCACGGCGCCGGGACGAGGCGGGCACGTGGGCAGCGGGCCGCCACCCACGTGAGCACAGCTCGCGCCTGTATGTCCCTGTCTCATCTCATCTAGTTTCCATTATTCTTTTTCCCTTACTTTTTTGCAGTAGGAGCAAAACTTCGAGCACGTCTtgtttttagcaacatgatgGCAAAAAATCCACGATTTATATTTTGAAGCAGTGGGTGAGTGATAATCTCCGAGAGCACTTGATCTGATAGCAACGGTTCGAACAAGTGATCAAGTGCCTGGTGGTGAAAGCAGGGgtaagaaaagaagaaaaggagaagaaagtaAAATATGAGAAAGAGCTTCCCTACTTATTAGCTATAGATCTGTCACTGGGTCGAAACAAAGGTGTTGGCACCAATCTATCCAGATTCAAATCCATATCCATAGATTAGCTCTGATTCTAACCTGGTTTAAATCCAACAGTATTACAAGACACACAGGAAATAGGTACAAGACCTAAGATTAGCCCCAACAGCTTTCTTTCAGGGTTATAttcctgtcgtgaagggattttcgtttccttcagcgTTTCAACGGTCTTTCTTCATGGTTTTCGTCACGACGGAATTCTCAGGTCATTCCCTTTAGgataggattctctctcctttcctttcacGATTCatctcgaagggaagctgttgaagataagagaaaataaaaatgaaaaagaaaatcaagaaggaacaaaataaaaaaaatatgattaaaaatGGTCTAAGCAAAATCCAGAGAACTACAATGTTGAGATATTCTTTTGTAAAAACAAGTTAAGGCAATGAccgtgcatgcatgcctctCAAGTTTCAGCGAAAGATAGCTGAGACTTGAGTAGGTAGCTAGGACAGCGTGTTAGCCCTTTGGGTACTCTGACCCCCTGACACCCTGGTCCTGGCCGTTTTACTCATATCAACTCATCAGTCTTTTTCTAAAACAGGCATCAATGTCCTCCAAATAACAACAAAGCTGCAGAGTTTTCTGATCTCGAGTGTACGTGCTGAAGGAACCAATGTGCCATGCATGCAGGAATTTAATGATCTGTTTACATATGCGTGtactccttgaccaaatctttGACCGTCTGACTGACTGACTGACTGAACGAAGTCTTGGTGCAATGAAATCGAATCCACTGGGCGAATGCTGGCTCGTGTCATACTCGTTCGATCCGATCCGATCCGTGATCATACGGATATGGCCGTTTCCTTTGGCAGAGATCGATTCACACTCCGATGGCCTTCTGTTTGTGCTAGTGCTGATATGACGTTCTGCACCACACAGCTTAGAAAAAGGCTTATAGTACTAGTATCAAACCCATAActaatcttttttcttttcttttgaaaagCCACTGCAATGACAATCGATCTCTGCCAAAGGCAAGTTCTAATGAGGGAAAATCGAAGTTGGAGGGTAGTTTGAATGTAATGGCTATTTTAAGAGAATACTCCTTTAAGATATTGAATGAGGGAAAATCGAAGTCTGGTTCACTCCGGCACTATCGATCGGAAACACAGTTGATCGCCTCCTACTCTCCGAAAGGCATCCTCATGCGCcgggcaatcatcattgtgcTGTCCACCGTCCTTTTCCGAGCTATAAGCTCTGGCAACTACAACAATGCCCACAATCTCTCGCTGAGCAAACAGGCTACCACCATTATTGCACGCCTTTGTTGTATCGCTATGCCACCACTATCCATTCTCTCCGAGCAATCTGGGTGCCAATAGTTCTACCCGAACCAAACCCATACACGCCCATTTCTGACGACAATATATCTCACCACCATCATCGGGACAGGAGCATCGCACCTTGTGACATTCGGTCTAATTTGGAAAGAACCCATAAGTGGTCCATGAGTTTACGAATACATATGTTTAGTATCATTTTGCTAGTTAAGTAAGAGTGAAATTAACTTATAAAGTCATTACAATCTATGTCATCAACTACAGGTTAACCTTTTTACGGGAAACAAGGATGAAAGCGTAAACGGATTAGTGTGAGTGTGTGGTTTGCCTAACCTAAGCTGGTTTAGACTCTAGGCTGTTACACACCTCCTAAAGAGTCATGTGGGAGTATTTTCTCCAACATCATAAACTTACGAGGTACCCCTCGGCGTCGCCTCTCAGAGCCACAGCACCTCCAGCCCAAGTAACCCCACTTCTCGCCCATTAGTGGTGCTCAGTGGCAGCACTAAGTGGTGCTATCCGCAACTCCCTCCTCCCTGCACCCTTTTTCCATTTTCTGTTCCCTCATATCTGGACGATCATGGCCTCTTGATACGTACCATGCTAGGATGATGCAATTCGTATACGTCATCAACGGGTCCTTCCAGGAGGCCTGAACGGGGTTCTCGTACAAGGGGTTCATAAGCCTCGGTGACTTTGTTAGGCTCTCGCGGGCCTCGTGTCGCTACATTCACGAGCGACATGTCCATGACCACCTCCCTTAGCATGTTGTGTCGTTCGTCATTGCCTCATCCTATCCTAGCTCACCGGGATCTATGTGGTGGTGGTTGGGATTCGTGGGTTTCGCCCATTGGTGGTTGGGATCCATGTAGCTGGCTCTGTCACCATACCCATTGGTGCGCGCCTCAAGGGCCACCGATGGGTGTCGTGGAAATCATAGGTGCTTGCCCCCATCTTCGGGGCGGGTGTCATTGGCGCAATGACGATTCCATGTGCTAATCTGTGCTGGGGTTTCAACGAGGTTGCTTTAGTGATCTACATCTGATCTTCTTCTCACGGGTTTACCCTCGTTCCGGCCTCTCTGACTTCCCTTGCCAGATCTATCTCTTCCCCATATATATCAATAGAGGAGCTCGACAGCTTGGTGGTGGCTCCGAGGTGCGGTGCGTGCGTGAGGAGTCAGTGGCAGTATTATGAGCGTGTGTGGTACTAGTGGTAGCAATCTGTGTGCGTACGCGATTGGGTGTGGGAGCACTGGGCGAACATGCTTCCTAGCTTTATGTCGGTGACGACAACGACGACGCTCTTGGGTGTCATTTCCCTTCTTGGAGACATTGCCATGGTGCTTCTACCTACTATGGGGGTTCTTTAGGTGAAAACCTAATTCCAGCTTCTCGGATGAGCAACGTGCGGCATCTTCAATAATGAGCCCTCCTTGGAAGCGTGTTTGGGTGACCGTCGACTTGGGTCCAGCATCGATAACTTTTTCTTAAATGAAACTAAAGTGTTGTTCCTTTATTAGTTAAAAAAGTCTTTTTTCCAAGCAAAAAGAACAAAACTATTAGGGCGTAAGAGACGTGCTCATTTTAGGCCTTACGTGAGCCTCCTTTTGGCCAGTGATATTTTTTTCCTAGTTTAAAACTTTTAAAAGAAATCGAATCTCTCAAAAAAAAGGGGACCTCATCGATCAGTTCCCTGCAGCTCAGCCGGGAGCTAAGCCAGCCCAAGATACTGTTACGATACGCTGGGCCAGTCCGTTCTGCTCCCTGGCACACGAGTCACATCCACGACGTGCCTGCGGTCACCTTTTCCCCCCTTCCACACACCACACCCCGGTCGAATCAGACCGAGCCCGAATATGCTCTGCTCGGGCCCGTCTTCTCCAACCCCGGCGAACAGCGCGCCACGCCAACGAAGCCCTGAGCTCGGAACGTGCGTGCCCTGGCTGACAGATAGCGAGGTCGAGACGGACGGACGCGACGTGCGGATGCGATGGGCGGCATGGCTCCACCGGTCCGGCTGGCCTGACCGCCTTTCGTCAGCCACATCTCATATCCCCGAACCCTTCTCGGTTTTATCCTATGCCTTTCCCACGCGCAGGAGCAGGACAAGGTGGCACTTTTGGATGTTTTACGTATCAGACCTCTATAGACATTGGTGTTGCGCCAAGGTGTGGAACCTCCATCGATGAATACCGAATCACACCCTAAAATCCTGATGTTGAGATCTTGTCACCAATTGAGCAGCCTTTCTCTCCATCCGTTCCTTCCTCGTCACATTTTCTGGGTACTGCTAGACGCTTGTTGCAACTCGCAGAGGTCGCTGGCCTGCCCTTTCGAGATGCCGAAAGGGGTTACATGCCCTCCATGGCTCCATGTTGTTATCCGGCCTTGGAGGGTTTTCTCTCTTCGGCCCGGCAGTTTTTCTTTGATGCCCCGTGGGAGTGATTGGGTGAATGGTGAGGTTCCATGTTTGGCCATGTGGAAAAGTATACTTGTGAATGTTTTGGGGGTGAAATGGCTAGAAGACAATATGATTCTTTCTATTCCAAAAACTGAAAACAGTCATAATTTATAGTGTATTCTCTTATTTACCATCTCAATTGGAAGTGAGACACATGTGATAATTTTGTCAATCTGTAAGCTTCGCATCTTTAATTTTTAAAGATATTGTATGAGTACATACGTGTGATAATATACATATGTACGTGTTTCTATATATTTGTACTGGGTTTCTAAAAGAAGTGTAAGGGATGGCTGAGTggctatataaaaaatatggctAACCAATTCAAGAAAATATCGGTCAATACAGTcatacataaaaaaaagatCGGAAAATACCATCTACTCTGTCACCACGTGCATGTGGTCGAAGCTCCAGCGTACGTTAGTCAATCTTTTACGAACAACTAGTGATATATGAATATCGGTCGACCTACAATTGCAATATATGTCGTTTTACCAACAGTTAGCACGATGCGAGATCCTAACAGAACCGATCCTGAGCTCATTATCGTGAAGCCCCGACAATAATAAGTGTAGCTAGTCGATCGTAGCCTTCGATCTCGAGTAATATTCCATCATCCATGCGCCACACGGGCCGCGCACCGTTGCCGATCGCTCGATCCGAATTGACTATTGAATAAGTAATTCGCAACATGTAGCTTAAACTATGCCATCTTGCTTAAACTACCGCCATCCTTCGGATCAAAGGAACAACCATGTCTTTTACCAatttccctttcttttcttttcttttcttttttggtttgtAAGTGACTGGGCGGATCTTAAGGGGCGTGGGGGCTCAAGTCCTCTTACCTTCTGGTACTCCAtggagagagatgagagataggagggagaagaagagagggaggaagaagaagagaaggaaggagatgaGCTCCGTCAGTTCATCTTACATCAGCAACTGCTCATATACAATTTATTTTAGTGGCCCGAAATAGTAAGAATTATTTTAGAGCGTCATTGCAgagcctctttctctctctacgtGTGCTGCCATCGTCTCAAGATCGGTACAGGTTAGGAGAGGAGGTTCTGGTCTTCTGGAGTCAGATCGGCAGAAGATGCATGCCGTGCCAGGTAGGTGCACAGGGAGGAACACATGCGTGCACGCGTCAGCGGATTGTTGCCCAGATCGGCACAAGTCAGGCTGGCTGGGCTCCGTCTGACCGATTTGACCATCACCTCCAGCTCGTTCTCTCTCTCCGGTTGCAAGTGGCGTCGTTGGATGATGCACGCGAATGCAGCGCGGTGCCGGGACAGCCCGCCATGTGGTTGGCAGGTCGGCGGTCCGCTAGCTCctgcctgcgccggcgccgaggCGAAAAGCGACGCGGTAAAACCACGCAACCCATTCACCGGCACGGCGGCACTGGCCAGTATAGATAAGATACGTCGCACTTGCACCGTAGTATATACACGAAAATCTCGGTCTTAGCGGCACCGGTACGCTCGTTATATTTCTCGTAATCGAGCACTGATTAGGGTGCATGTGGTAGTGCATGCACCTCCTGATCGTAGTTTAAGACCTAATGCAAGGTAGGACCTAGGAGCACATCACCCTCCCGTGTGCGCAGCTCTGCAGTTACTGGCTACTGTTCACCGTTTGCGTGCCAGGAAACTGCCGATGCAGTGCAGTACATGTGCCGatgcgcgcacacacacacgaGAGTGGCATCTGCGGGGTGCGAGGGCAAACCGACGCGCGCGGGCACGCTGCCTGCCAACCGTGGACGCAGCCGCGGAGCGGAGGGGCGGCGTTCACCGCGGAGGAGCACGAGACGGTCACCTTGCCCAAGCTGGCGGGCGGACGGGTGGGCGCTGTCGCGCACGCAGGCAAGCGCGATCACGCAGCGCCCACGTGCCCGGGGGCGCCTTTTCGGTGGCCGGGTGGGGCTGGGGCGCGTCAGCAGCGGAGGGAGATTTATCCGTGGAAAGCAGATTATATTAGATCCTACCCTCGGTTAAATCACTAGTCACATAACTGGTTATAAAATCCGAAAAATGATCTATCATTATATATATAAGACTATCTTTAATCGATTCTGGTTAGGACTcagaattttttcatgaaaggAGTTCTCTCTTTACCGTTttaacgatttttttttataattttcgtCACGAAGTGATTTTAATGTTATTCTTTTTGGAACGAGATTTTATCTTTCTTTTCACTAATTCTACGCTTCCATCCATCGCTAAAATCCCAGATGAGAAAGATCAAAAGTAAGGTAGGTTTTGGCATCGAGATCACCGTGATCTCGCCCGTTAAGCTCCCCGTCCGCGCGCGTAGCTAGCTGCCGGCGCGGCACGCACCACCACGGATCAGGCGGTCAGAACCGCTCGGCGTGCACCACCGGCAGGGCGGTCAGGCACGGTCGCACGGACGCTCAGAGTCTGGGACGCGATGGGTTGGGTTGGGAAGTGCCGAGTGGTTGGCCGTCCCGAGGCATCGCGAGGGGGATCTTTGGTTTGGCCGGGCTGTGACCTGTTGGGAGTTGGGGGTTGGAAGCTTGGGTTGGCTACACGAACCACCGGTAGCAGTAGACTGCTACAGTAGTACAGAACTATACTTGAGTACTAAATGTGTAGCGTACTTGGGTGTAGTAACTAGTAACATGGGGTGGTTCGTGGTTCGTGATTTTCTAACTAAAGTTCAGGAATTCCTCAAGGACCTCCTAAATTCATACACAAGTatgcaaaaaaatcatgtgCAAAATGCGATATGGAATATCTTTGCCACGCTTGTACCGAccacagcaaaaaaaaaaaaaaaatcatgtgcaaCGTGCAAAATGTTGCTCATGATCGATACAAGGAAAATCCTACCGCAAACTATTTTGCCTTCCCAAGGTGACATACATACACATTACTGTTATACTACTGGAGAGTTCACATTGCTTTTTACAAGCTCAGCCTTTTCTAAGAAGTGTCAAATAGCTTGGTTCATGTGTGAAGAATTTATTCGTTACAAGTCATGGTAGCCCATTGTCTCCGCATTCCACTACACTGTTATACTTCAAGCAAGTGCAACATAAAAATACATCGACGCTCAAACATTAGTCACGAGACATCGTAAACCGACCTTACCATTTCTTGACACGACAAGATTACAACCAAATCCAAATGCACAATTCGCTCTCATGCACGCACGAGCTCCATTGACAACTTTAAACAAGCGGccggaaaaaggaaaaagccaaaagggaaaaaaaacaagTCTGAGTACCTGACATCCGGGCCCCACACGTCATCGGCTGCACGGCCAGCTGAGCTGGGCCGTCGACGTCTCGCCTCCCCAGGCGCCAACGTCTCGTCTCACCGCTCGCGCTCGTACCCGGACGCGTCGGCACGAAACGAAGTGGCAGGCCCGTGGTTACCCGAGATGCGGAGGGGTGGTATTGTCATTTGGTCACCTATCCGCCACCGCTTTAAATCTCTCCCAAAAGCGGGAGCCGCACAGAGCGAGCCACCCAGAGCGCCGCAGCCAGCGCggaggaggcagaggagaggcgaggaagaggaggcagGGGAGAGATGGTGGCGATGAGCgcggaggagatggaggaggagcggcggctGGACGAGCGGCCGATGCACCAGGGATGCATGGCGGGGTTCCTGCACCTGTTTGAACGGCCCCAGATCCTCTCCGGCAGGCGGCTGCATCACGCGCCGCGCCGCCTCATGTCGGCGTCCAGTGTACGCTCTCTTGCTCCTGTCACGTTGAAATGAGGGGCCTCCTTTCTTGGCGCTCGTAGATGGTTCTAGAGTCTTGGTTATGACTGGCGGGCTGTGTGCTTGTGTGTGCAGGGGTCGGCGACGCCGTCGGAGAGGTCGATGCCGCTGGACCGGGCGACGCCGGTGCCGTCGTCGCCGGACATGACACCGCCGGCCGCGCCGAGGCCGTCCCTGCAGCTGCCGCCGCTGCACCTGAAGGATGGTGGCGCCGGCGGGGTGGGCGCCGCGCCGTCGTGGAGGCTGCCGCGGCTGTCGCTGGACAGCCGCGCAGTGGTGGACGCCAGGGGGAAGCTCCGGCCGCGCGAGATCCGGACGTCGTCGCCCGCCggcgcgccgccgtcgccgtccgcGGGGGGCGACGAGCGGCGGTCGCCTAGCGTCGTCGCGCGGCTCATGGGCCTCGACGCGCTGCCGCACGGCCAGGCGGGGGACGGCCAGCACGGCACTTCCGGTGCGGGTGAGCTCCGGCGGTCCGCTTCGGAGCGCGTGCCACGGGACCCGTCGCACTTCCGGTTTGTGGACCCATCCTTCTTCGAAAGGCCGGCGTCGCCGCAGCCGCAGCAGAGGCCGCCGGCGTCGTCCCCAGCGACGGAGGCTGCAATGCGGCGGGCGCCGGATCCGGCCTGCACCCGCTCTTTCCAGAGGCGCAGCCGCTTCGACGCGCACGAGGTGTTCCCGGAGCCGGCGAAGCGCGTCGACCCCGCCAACGGCCACGGCGAGATCGCGCTATACGGCGAGATCGAGCGGCGGCTCCGCAAGCGCGGCATCGCCGAGCCGGCCAGGGATCTCGAGACGCTCAAACAAATCTTGGAGGCGCTGCAGCTCAAAGGTCTCCTCCACCACACCCCTCCGCCGGCGCCCGTCCAAACTCCTCCGCCTCCCATCGTCGTCATGCGCCCGTTCCACCGGGCGCCggccccggcggcggcgcggacgaCGCCCTCGCGGCGGCTCCGCGTTGACGTCGACCGTGCGCGCCGCCCGCGGTCACCGGATCCGTCTGCGTCAGCCGCGCGGAGCCCGGCCTCCCCGGCGAGACGCGGCCCGCAGTCCCCGCAACGGCGCGTCTCGCCGGCTCAGTCGCCAAAGTACCAGCTTTTCAGGAAGGCAAGCACCGCCGATGCAACCGGCGTCCGGTCCCGCATCACCGGCCGCGCGGCTCACAACACCGCCGCGCTATCTCCTGACGACGAGGCCTCCACCACCTTCTCcgacggcggcagcagcagctcctTCAGCGCCTCCTCCCGCTGGGACTTCGAGCCGGTAATCCTCCACCTCAATTTCTCCCGAAACCACAACTTTTTTCGCAGTATCGCCTAACTACATCGGACCATTTCGCGATGCGGCAGCCGGTGCGTGGCGACGACCCCAAGACGGACCGATGCCTGCTAGAGCGGTGCGGCAAGCTCCTGAGCAGCATCCAGGCGTTCACCTCcggcgacgcggcggcggccgacCAGCAGCCGAGCC from the Phragmites australis chromosome 19, lpPhrAust1.1, whole genome shotgun sequence genome contains:
- the LOC133899916 gene encoding uncharacterized protein LOC133899916 translates to MVAMSAEEMEEERRLDERPMHQGCMAGFLHLFERPQILSGRRLHHAPRRLMSASSGSATPSERSMPLDRATPVPSSPDMTPPAAPRPSLQLPPLHLKDGGAGGVGAAPSWRLPRLSLDSRAVVDARGKLRPREIRTSSPAGAPPSPSAGGDERRSPSVVARLMGLDALPHGQAGDGQHGTSGAGELRRSASERVPRDPSHFRFVDPSFFERPASPQPQQRPPASSPATEAAMRRAPDPACTRSFQRRSRFDAHEVFPEPAKRVDPANGHGEIALYGEIERRLRKRGIAEPARDLETLKQILEALQLKGLLHHTPPPAPVQTPPPPIVVMRPFHRAPAPAAARTTPSRRLRVDVDRARRPRSPDPSASAARSPASPARRGPQSPQRRVSPAQSPKYQLFRKASTADATGVRSRITGRAAHNTAALSPDDEASTTFSDGGSSSSFSASSRWDFEPPVRGDDPKTDRCLLERCGKLLSSIQAFTSGDAAAADQQPSPVSVLDAVSFLADVDSPSPSSSSGSKRAIDFSRAPSRKPATVPDPEDDEWVLGSWSVGPEASDPDYAYVAELVRLLHRKRDPGDVDNSLEQNCQRGDDTWHHRRLLCGAVAEALDRQRSACPWEPAAWLHGAELVDHVWAEVRRAREPVAPAEDLNDITCNAIWRDLSADDRWAPRLQRPGAEVADAVLQIERLVFKDLVADTIRELADADRLLPRRKLVF